CCAGAAACCGACCTCCGGGACGATTTCGGTACTGGGAATAGACCCAGCGAAAGAACCGGACACCTTGCGCAGCCGAATCGGCATCATGCTTCAAGGCGGAGGATCCTACTCTGGTATCCAGGTGGCTGAGATGCTGAGGCTTTCTGCCTCTTATCATGACAATCCCCTCGACCCGGAGTGGCTCATTGATGTTGTTGGGCTCAGAGACCAGGCCAAGACCACTTGGCGTCGCCTCTCTGGCGGACAGCAGCAACGATTATCCCTAGCTTTAGCCATTATCGGCCGGCCGGAACTAGTGTTTTTAGATGAACCTACCGCCGGAATGGACGCCCAATCCCGGCTGATGGTATGGCAATTAGTGGATAATCTTCGCCGTGACGGTGTGACCATCATCGTCACCACTCATCTTATGGACGAAGCCGAAGCTCTTGCTGATCGAGTCATTATCATTGACCAAGGCCACATCGTGGCTGAGGGGACTCCTGCTGAATTGACTACTCAACGCAGTATCGGTGGTTCACAAATCAGCGTTGTCACTGACTCTCCACTCGACACCGCGGTCATCGAAGAAGAACTTCACCGCCATGGTTTCCCGTCAGCATCTATTCTCAGTTCTCGTCCACTGACGTACCAAATTCATGCGCAAGTGTCCCCAGAACTTATCGCGCTGTGCTCTCGGTGCGCGGCGGAGCAAAAAGTTCTGATCCGAGAGCTAAAGGCAGGTCACCGCAGTTTAGAAGATGTATTTTTGGAAATTACCGGAAGAGAGATGAGGAAGTAATATGTCCGCTGATTCGCAACCGTCCTTCTCCCCTTCCGCATTCCCGCAAGGAACATTCCGACCCAACCCGAAACGAGCCAGCATCGGCACGATGTTGCGAGCCCAGGGATGGATTGAAACTAAACTCTTCGTCCGGCACAGTGAACAGCAGATTTTAAGTCTTGTTATTCCGCTGGGCCTCCTAGTAGTCATGTCTCGGCTGCCAATTATTGGTGATCCCCACCCGCTAGAACAATTAGTGCCCATGATCCTGGCTGTGGCCGCCACCAGCTCTGGATTTACTGGACCCGCAATCTCCTTAGCTTTTGATCGACGATACGGCGCGCTCAAAAGAACTGGTGCCTCTGGTGTACCGTCCTGGGTCATCATCGTCGGCAAAATCATTGCTGTCATAGTCATGAGTCTTCTTCAAGTCCTCATCATTTCTGCGGTGGCTTTCTGGCTTAGCTGGCGTCCCAGCGTGTGGGGACTAGGTCTTAGCTTTCCCATTCTCATCCTCGGAGTGGCAGCTTTTACCGCCATGGGTCTATTAATGGGTGGAACCTTAAGCTCAGAATTAGTCCTTGGGCTCGCTAATTTAATATGGGTCCTTCTCTTAGGCGCAGCTGGATTTGTCTTAGTCAATCTGGGGTTATCCAACGCCGGCTGGTGGAATATCATTCCCTCAGTCGCACTAGCCAGCGGCGTTGACCTTGCTCTTTTAGGACGCCTTCCGATCACCCAGATGATCATCTTGCTGGTATGGGCAATCATCGCTATTGGCGCTGCTCAGCGCTGGTTTAAATTCAGCAGCTAGCATCAATATCTCCCCACCAGCCCACATTTCAGTCGGCAACCACCACAACTGCCGGCTATCGGAGGGGGTGATCTATCCCATGTGCTCAACACGGGCAGTAATTCCGCGTTCACCATGTGGGGTGACTAGGGTAGAATTCGTGATTACTTCCACCCGACCAGATTCTGTTTCCCCTAAAAAGCGTAGGGCTATACCTACAATTCACACCCAGCGAATTCTTGCTCTAATTTTGCTTATTTGCCAGGCGGGCATCACCTTCACCGGTGCTATCGTTCGCGTCACTGCTTCTGGTTTGGGCTGCCCCACCTGGCCTGAGTGCCAACCCGGCTCCTTAGTTCCCGTTGCCGGCACCACACCTGCTCTCCATCAGGCCATAGAGTTTGGCAACCGGTTACTGACCTTTGTTCTGGTGGCTGCCTGCGTTGCCGTACTCATCACCCTCATCAAGGCTAAGCGACGCTTAGAACTTCTCATCCTAGGCTGGATTTCTATTGGCGGTATCATCCTCCAGGCCGTCATCGGCGGGATCTCCGTGCACCTCCAACTTCGCTGGTGGTCAGTGGCCATCCACTTCCTACCGTCCATGGCGTTGGTGTGGGTAGCCGCCCTCCTCTTTGTTCGACTCAAACAACCCGATGATGGCATCCCCGAACGCACCTTCCCCGGCGCAATTCGTGCCCTGGCCTTAATTTCTGCAGTTGCCCTAAGCATCGTCCTCATTACCGGCACGATGGTCACTGGCGCCGGCGTTCATTCCGGTGATGACCAGATCGGCATGAGCGGTCGCCTTGCGGTTGACATCGATATGATGGCCCATATCCACGCCTACTGCATGTACACCTATTTATTCCTGACAATCATCATGGTGTTTCTGCTGCACCGCTACAAAGCGCCCACCGAATCCAAGATCATAAGCTATTGGCTAATAGGCATGATTGTTCTCCAGGCTGCAATCGGAATCATGCAGTATAACCTGCAAGTTCCTCGTTGGTCAGTGCCTATTCACGTCCTCATGAGCTCTGTGGTGGTTATTTTCTCTGCATTTCTTTATGCCTCCGGTTATCGGGTCGCGGGAGGAATCGCTACCCGCACGGGATCACCCGAAGCTGAGCGAATTCACTAGAGTCATGATTAATCTGGAGGCATGAAAGCAATCCAGATCTCTAAGACCGGAGGACCAGAAGTCCTCACCTTCACTGACAATGTCCCTGCCCCCAGCCCGACTGAGAATAATGTTCTCATTGAAGTCCTCGTGGCGGGGGTTAATTATATTGACACCTATTTCCGGGAAGGGATTTATCCCACATCTCTTCCGTTTATTCCAGGTAAGGAAGGCGTCGGGCGGGTTGTGGCTGACCCCTCCGGTTCCATTGCCGAGGGAACTCTAGTTGCCTGGTGTGGCCCATTGGGTTCCTATGCTCAATATGCGTCGGTCCCGAAAGACAAGTTGGTGGCAGTTCCAGAGGGAACTGATCTTCATGTAGCCGCTTCAATGTTGCTTCAAGGAATCACCGCCCATTACCTATGCTACGGGGTAAAAGACCTTCAGCCAGGAGATTCTTGCCTCATTACTGCAGGTGCTGGCGGAGTTGGTCTGATCTTGACCCAGATGGCCAAGGCAAAAGGAGCAACGGTTATCTCCCTAGTTTCCACTGACTATAAAGCGGAGCTCGCGCGCCAAGCCGGAGCCGATGAGGTGATCTTCTATGACGACAAGTTCGCCCAGTCAGTCCGAAAACTCAACGGCGGACAGGGGGTTGACATCGTCTATGACGGAGTTGGCAAAGCCACCTTTGATGAATCCTTAGCGTGCATTCGCCCACGGGGAATAATGTGTCTTTTTGGAGCCGCATCCGGGCCAGTTGAGCCAATTGATCCCCAAATTCTCAACACCCACGGTTCGCTTTTCCTGACTCGCCCCTCCCTTGATGGTTGGACCAGTCAGCCAGACGAGTTTCGGATGAGAGCTCAAGCAGTAACTCAATTAGTGTCCGACGGTACTGTGAAGATTCGCATCGGCGCGGTTTACCCCCTTGCTGAAGCAGAACAAGCTCACCGGGATTTGCAGGCTCGCAAAACTACTGGCTCGGTGGTGTTAGAGGTTCCACGCGAGGAAGAGAATTGCTAAGGAAGCGGGATAG
This genomic interval from Corynebacterium poyangense contains the following:
- a CDS encoding ABC transporter ATP-binding protein, producing the protein MWPTLSPVTNSDSEPQSSALVLHDVVKRFGTKVAVSGLSFRVAHGEVVALLGPNGAGKTTTIEMCEGFQKPTSGTISVLGIDPAKEPDTLRSRIGIMLQGGGSYSGIQVAEMLRLSASYHDNPLDPEWLIDVVGLRDQAKTTWRRLSGGQQQRLSLALAIIGRPELVFLDEPTAGMDAQSRLMVWQLVDNLRRDGVTIIVTTHLMDEAEALADRVIIIDQGHIVAEGTPAELTTQRSIGGSQISVVTDSPLDTAVIEEELHRHGFPSASILSSRPLTYQIHAQVSPELIALCSRCAAEQKVLIRELKAGHRSLEDVFLEITGREMRK
- a CDS encoding quinone oxidoreductase family protein, producing the protein MKAIQISKTGGPEVLTFTDNVPAPSPTENNVLIEVLVAGVNYIDTYFREGIYPTSLPFIPGKEGVGRVVADPSGSIAEGTLVAWCGPLGSYAQYASVPKDKLVAVPEGTDLHVAASMLLQGITAHYLCYGVKDLQPGDSCLITAGAGGVGLILTQMAKAKGATVISLVSTDYKAELARQAGADEVIFYDDKFAQSVRKLNGGQGVDIVYDGVGKATFDESLACIRPRGIMCLFGAASGPVEPIDPQILNTHGSLFLTRPSLDGWTSQPDEFRMRAQAVTQLVSDGTVKIRIGAVYPLAEAEQAHRDLQARKTTGSVVLEVPREEENC
- a CDS encoding ABC transporter permease, yielding MSADSQPSFSPSAFPQGTFRPNPKRASIGTMLRAQGWIETKLFVRHSEQQILSLVIPLGLLVVMSRLPIIGDPHPLEQLVPMILAVAATSSGFTGPAISLAFDRRYGALKRTGASGVPSWVIIVGKIIAVIVMSLLQVLIISAVAFWLSWRPSVWGLGLSFPILILGVAAFTAMGLLMGGTLSSELVLGLANLIWVLLLGAAGFVLVNLGLSNAGWWNIIPSVALASGVDLALLGRLPITQMIILLVWAIIAIGAAQRWFKFSS
- a CDS encoding COX15/CtaA family protein, whose amino-acid sequence is MTSTRPDSVSPKKRRAIPTIHTQRILALILLICQAGITFTGAIVRVTASGLGCPTWPECQPGSLVPVAGTTPALHQAIEFGNRLLTFVLVAACVAVLITLIKAKRRLELLILGWISIGGIILQAVIGGISVHLQLRWWSVAIHFLPSMALVWVAALLFVRLKQPDDGIPERTFPGAIRALALISAVALSIVLITGTMVTGAGVHSGDDQIGMSGRLAVDIDMMAHIHAYCMYTYLFLTIIMVFLLHRYKAPTESKIISYWLIGMIVLQAAIGIMQYNLQVPRWSVPIHVLMSSVVVIFSAFLYASGYRVAGGIATRTGSPEAERIH